The Limanda limanda chromosome 20, fLimLim1.1, whole genome shotgun sequence genome has a segment encoding these proteins:
- the zgc:112982 gene encoding thyroid hormone receptor-associated protein 3 isoform X1 has product MSRPRSPNYRRFPWQESSFDPHKVLSDPEENPHNRSHRLRASPEEDWGFDREERYPEAQRRSPPSPEDLFQIEHQRRPDVEKFYNRASSPHYDVRAYEGRRPSPPRGVGGDSDRRREGFQDQSYDNRGRVPHSPPSLVRERVPARSQADPQQREPGVGWREEQSRGPGRFRDLRDLSPASRTDDQRSGAARERGRRNLQGPNRDRQREEPHQERSPPFKRLRREMDDAEHPGYRNEEEFGEQRYSVATPRDGFGGDTQGSLPRGDVRPLRPLVIEHDHGIVNVKQLPQWEQFAKRRDLEFNRQRSPRPQGSSQERFRTSDSRLDDREDVRGGRFQDNWRDSNYVESQRSPVPQDRPNTMRYGNQDGSLNPRGRGGPRPGRGRFNRGQVGRAGPLRTQPRSQQSSQGYQDLPHGEQRPGYRPFREEGNKDPMEGGARWSGENRLQNRPRSLEQHLLRDDLDPKMPRGWSEKKSSNMAAGKEETLTIKVDMTRPINQNSLPSYSTERQLSLDLVNVGRQRLDFLPMLEHSGTYQETAVHTGTFAQEIITLVHQVKEQYFRDDGLTLNERFSVPQTSSFSEEETVELTLDERFSSNRGFSLNMKSLHDDDEPLFSRLESMQGLNQQLVQDPGDLRHDLERRRQERLEGVMVTIPGGGMSQRSLGQVSEPEFIDDMSPLEDDRFSTWPEEQSRRQEGNMVPRRGASFRPSAGPQRRNNRFINQSGPMRRQNHRSNPAGPTW; this is encoded by the exons ATGTCACGACCGCGGTCTCCTAACTACAG gaGGTTTCCATGGCAGGAATCCAGCTTTGATCCTCATAAAGTCCTCTCGGACCCGGAGGAGAATCCACACAACAGGAGTCACCGCCTCAGAGCGAGTCCTGAAGAAGACTGGGGCTTCGACAGGGAGGAGAGGTACCCAGAAGCTCAGAGAAgatcccctccctctccagaAGACCTTTTCCAGATTGAGCATCAACGCCGTCCAGACGTGGAGAAGTTTTACAACCGAGCGTCTTCGCCTCACTACGATGTGAGAGCCTACGAGGGTCGCAGGCCTTCGCCACCCCGCGGTGTCGGAGGCGACAGCGATAGACGCAGGGAAGGGTTTCAAGACCAGAGTTATGATAACAGGGGGAGGGTGCCCCACTCTCCCCCGAGTTTGGTGAGGGAAAGAGTGCCAGCGAGGTCTCAGGCGGACCCCCAACAGAGAGAGCCGGGGGTGGgctggagggaggagcagagccGAGGCCCAGGGAGGTTCAGAGACCTCAGAGACCTCAGTCCGGCTTCGAGAACAGACGACCAGAGAAGTGGAGCAGCTAGGGAGAGAGGTAGGAGGAATTTACAGGGTCCCAACAGAGACCGACAAAGGGAGGAGCCACATCAAGAGAGGAGCCCCCCCTTTAAAAGGCTACGGAGGGAAATGGATGACGCCGAGCACCCTGG GTACAGGAATGAGGAGGAGTTTGGGGAACAGCGTTACTCGGTGGCGACGCCCAGAGATGGGTTTGGAGGAGACACTCAGGGGAGCCTTCCCCGTGGAGATGTCCGACCCTTGAGACCACTTGTCATTGAACATGATCACGGTATCGTTAATGTCAAACAATTGCCGCAGTGGGAACAATTTGCCAAACGCAGAGATCTTGAGTTTAATCGACAGAGGAGTCCCCGCCCACAAGGCTCCTCGCAGGAGCGCTTCAGGACGTCGGACTCACGGTTGGATGATCGGGAAGACGTGAGAGGAGGCCGCTTTCAAGATAATTGGAGAGATTCCAACTATGTTGAATCCCAGAGGAGCCCTGTGCCGCAAGACAGACCAAATACCATGAGATACGGTAATCAAGATGGGTCTTTGAACCCCAGGGGGAGAGGTGGTCctcgtcctgggagagggaggtTTAATCGTGGACAGGTCGGAAGGGCCGGACCACTCCGGACTCAACCACGTTCACAGCAATCCTCCCAGGGATACCAAGATCTTCCTCATGGAGAGCAGAGACCGGGATATCGACCCTTCAGAGAAGAGGGAAACAAGGATCCCATGGAAGGGGGGGCTCGCTGGTCCGGAGAAAACAGACTTCAGAACAGACCCCGGAGTCTGGAGCAGCACCTGCTGAGGGATGACCTGGACCCCAAAATGCCCCGTGGATGGAGTGAGAAGAAAAGCAGTAACATGGCCGCTGGGAAGGAGGAAACGTTAACCATCAAAGTAGACATGACCCGACCCATTAACCAGAACAG cttgCCCAGTTACTCCACAGAGAGGCAGCTCTCTTTAGATCTGGTCAACGTTGGGCGGCAGCGTCTGGACTTCCTGCCCATGCTCGAGCACTCGGGCACATATCAGGAGACGGCCGTGCACACTGGGACGTTTGCCCAGGAGATCATCACGCTGGTGcaccaggtcaaag AACAATATTTCCGAGATGACGGCCTCACCCTGAACGAGCGTTTCTCAGTTCCTCAGACCAGCAGCttctctgaggaggagacggtGGAGCTGACGCTGGATGAGCGGTTCAGCTCAAACCG aggCTTCAGTCTGAACATGAAGTCGCTGCATGACGACGATGAGCCTCTGTTCTCCAGACTGGAATCCATGCAG GGTTTGAACCAGCAGCTGGTGCAAGACCCGGGCGACCTGAGGCACgacctggagaggaggaggcaggagagactggaggggGTGATGGTCACAATACCAGGGGGGGGTATGTCACAGCGCTCCCTGGGTCAAGTCAG TGAGCCAGAGTTCATTGACGACATGTCTCCGCTGGAAGACGACAGATTCTCCACTTGgccagaggagcagagcaggagacaagAAGGCAACATG GTACCAAGAAGAGGAGCTTCGTTCCGACCGAGCGCCGGCCCCCAACGCAGGAACAACCGCTTCATTAACCAGTCTGGACCAATGAGGCGACAGAACCACCGCAGCAACCCTGCAG GTCCGACCTGGTGA
- the zgc:112982 gene encoding thyroid hormone receptor-associated protein 3 isoform X2, with product MSRPRSPNYRRFPWQESSFDPHKVLSDPEENPHNRSHRLRASPEEDWGFDREERYPEAQRRSPPSPEDLFQIEHQRRPDVEKFYNRASSPHYDVRAYEGRRPSPPRGVGGDSDRRREGFQDQSYDNRGRVPHSPPSLVRERVPARSQADPQQREPGVGWREEQSRGPGRFRDLRDLSPASRTDDQRSGAARERGRRNLQGPNRDRQREEPHQERSPPFKRLRREMDDAEHPGYRNEEEFGEQRYSVATPRDGFGGDTQGSLPRGDVRPLRPLVIEHDHGIVNVKQLPQWEQFAKRRDLEFNRQRSPRPQGSSQERFRTSDSRLDDREDVRGGRFQDNWRDSNYVESQRSPVPQDRPNTMRYGNQDGSLNPRGRGGPRPGRGRFNRGQVGRAGPLRTQPRSQQSSQGYQDLPHGEQRPGYRPFREEGNKDPMEGGARWSGENRLQNRPRSLEQHLLRDDLDPKMPRGWSEKKSSNMAAGKEETLTIKVDMTRPINQNSLPSYSTERQLSLDLVNVGRQRLDFLPMLEHSGTYQETAVHTGTFAQEIITLVHQVKEQYFRDDGLTLNERFSVPQTSSFSEEETVELTLDERFSSNRV from the exons ATGTCACGACCGCGGTCTCCTAACTACAG gaGGTTTCCATGGCAGGAATCCAGCTTTGATCCTCATAAAGTCCTCTCGGACCCGGAGGAGAATCCACACAACAGGAGTCACCGCCTCAGAGCGAGTCCTGAAGAAGACTGGGGCTTCGACAGGGAGGAGAGGTACCCAGAAGCTCAGAGAAgatcccctccctctccagaAGACCTTTTCCAGATTGAGCATCAACGCCGTCCAGACGTGGAGAAGTTTTACAACCGAGCGTCTTCGCCTCACTACGATGTGAGAGCCTACGAGGGTCGCAGGCCTTCGCCACCCCGCGGTGTCGGAGGCGACAGCGATAGACGCAGGGAAGGGTTTCAAGACCAGAGTTATGATAACAGGGGGAGGGTGCCCCACTCTCCCCCGAGTTTGGTGAGGGAAAGAGTGCCAGCGAGGTCTCAGGCGGACCCCCAACAGAGAGAGCCGGGGGTGGgctggagggaggagcagagccGAGGCCCAGGGAGGTTCAGAGACCTCAGAGACCTCAGTCCGGCTTCGAGAACAGACGACCAGAGAAGTGGAGCAGCTAGGGAGAGAGGTAGGAGGAATTTACAGGGTCCCAACAGAGACCGACAAAGGGAGGAGCCACATCAAGAGAGGAGCCCCCCCTTTAAAAGGCTACGGAGGGAAATGGATGACGCCGAGCACCCTGG GTACAGGAATGAGGAGGAGTTTGGGGAACAGCGTTACTCGGTGGCGACGCCCAGAGATGGGTTTGGAGGAGACACTCAGGGGAGCCTTCCCCGTGGAGATGTCCGACCCTTGAGACCACTTGTCATTGAACATGATCACGGTATCGTTAATGTCAAACAATTGCCGCAGTGGGAACAATTTGCCAAACGCAGAGATCTTGAGTTTAATCGACAGAGGAGTCCCCGCCCACAAGGCTCCTCGCAGGAGCGCTTCAGGACGTCGGACTCACGGTTGGATGATCGGGAAGACGTGAGAGGAGGCCGCTTTCAAGATAATTGGAGAGATTCCAACTATGTTGAATCCCAGAGGAGCCCTGTGCCGCAAGACAGACCAAATACCATGAGATACGGTAATCAAGATGGGTCTTTGAACCCCAGGGGGAGAGGTGGTCctcgtcctgggagagggaggtTTAATCGTGGACAGGTCGGAAGGGCCGGACCACTCCGGACTCAACCACGTTCACAGCAATCCTCCCAGGGATACCAAGATCTTCCTCATGGAGAGCAGAGACCGGGATATCGACCCTTCAGAGAAGAGGGAAACAAGGATCCCATGGAAGGGGGGGCTCGCTGGTCCGGAGAAAACAGACTTCAGAACAGACCCCGGAGTCTGGAGCAGCACCTGCTGAGGGATGACCTGGACCCCAAAATGCCCCGTGGATGGAGTGAGAAGAAAAGCAGTAACATGGCCGCTGGGAAGGAGGAAACGTTAACCATCAAAGTAGACATGACCCGACCCATTAACCAGAACAG cttgCCCAGTTACTCCACAGAGAGGCAGCTCTCTTTAGATCTGGTCAACGTTGGGCGGCAGCGTCTGGACTTCCTGCCCATGCTCGAGCACTCGGGCACATATCAGGAGACGGCCGTGCACACTGGGACGTTTGCCCAGGAGATCATCACGCTGGTGcaccaggtcaaag AACAATATTTCCGAGATGACGGCCTCACCCTGAACGAGCGTTTCTCAGTTCCTCAGACCAGCAGCttctctgaggaggagacggtGGAGCTGACGCTGGATGAGCGGTTCAGCTCAAACCG GGTTTGA
- the lipib gene encoding lipase member H, which translates to MLTRRLVGLLGILLLCNGQEQSGGGEPCDSFTDLNLSHCFMGTSLYVRLLLYTRANLDCGREIDHRHPAAQPLFNLSRPTAFVIHGYRPTGAPPIWIDHLVRLLAEQEDMNVIVVDWNKGAANLNYFTAVAYTREAAHNLTGFIRTMEVGGASLSSVHLIGVSLGAHLAGFVGSNLEGKIGRITGLDPAGPMFTSATTEQRLDPSDAMFVDVLHTDMNSFGLRGSHGHIDFYANGGADQPGCPKTIFAGKSYFVCDHQRSVFLYLCALNRTCSLTGYPCSSYSDFLDGRCLQCEAFKPASCPMLGYDFSRWTETLLRLGQTKVFFSTTASLPYRKLSYRVDMVTWNQYLRWGVVYIRLHSGRSFTEARIDHKLYRLEQYTSTRLLAQFDEDLQQVQKISIRINTGNVIGPRYKIRLLRIRFTPLDRPERPLICRFDIIMEENMEVAFRPLPCDSRL; encoded by the exons ATGCTGACCCGCAGACTCGTGGGTCTGCTGGGAATCCTCCTGCTCTGCAACG GTCAGGAGCAGAGTGGGGGGGGCGAGCCCTGCGACAGCTTCACGGACCTGAACCTGTCTCACTGCTTCATGGGAACCAGCCTGTACGTGCGGCTGCTCCTCTACACCCGCGCCAACCTGGACTGCGGCCGCGAGATCGACCACCGGCACCCGGCCGCACAGCCGCTCTTCAACCTGTCCCGTCCCACCGCCTTCGTCATCCACGGCTACCGGCCCACCGGAGCCCCCCCCATCTGGATCGACCACCTGGTCCGCCTGCTGGCCGAGCAGGAGGACATGAACGTGATCGTGGTGGACTGGAACAAGGGGGCGGCCAACCTCAACTACTTCACCGCCGTGGCCTACACCAGGGAGGCGGCCCACAACCTGACCGGGTTCATCAGGACCATGGAG gtgggaGGAGCCTCTCTGAGTTCAGTCCACCTCATCGGCGTCAGCCTGGGCGCTCACCTGGCCGGGTTCGTGGGATCGAACCTGGAGGGGAAGATCGGACGCATCACAG GTCTGGACCCGGCCGGGCCGATGTTCACCAGCGCCACGACGGAGCAGAGGCTGGATCCCTCCGACGCCATGTTCGTGGACGTGCTTCACACCGACATGAACT CTTTTGGTCTGAGAGGATCTCACGGTCACATCGATTTCTACGCCAACGGAGGAGCCGACCAACCAGGATGCCCCAAAACCATCtttgcag gtaaatcttactttgtgtgtgaccaCCAGCGCTCGGTGTTCCTGTACCTGTGCGCTCTGAACCGGACCTGCAGCCTCACCGGGTACCCCTGCTCGTCCTACAGCGACTTCCTGGACGGGAGGTGTCTGCAGTGCGAGGCCTTCAAACCGGCGTCCTGCCCCATGCTCG GTTACGACTTCAGCCGCTGGACGGAGACTCTGCTGCGACTCGGACAAACCAAAGTCTTCTTCAGCACCACGGCGTCGCTGCCGTACAGGA AACTGAGCTACAGAGTGGACATGGTCACCTGGAACCAGTACCTCCGCTGGGGGGTGGTCTACATCCGGCTGCACAGCGGCAGGAGCTTCACCGAGGCTCGAATAGACCA TAAGCTGTACCGGTTGGAGCAGTACACCTCCACCCGCCTGCTGGCCCAGTTCGATGAGGATCTGCAGCAGGTCCAGAAGATCTCCATCCGCATCAACACCGGCAACGTGATCGGACCTCGATACAAAATCCGTCTGCTGCGGATCCGCTTCACGCCTCTGGATCGTCCCGAGAG GCCTTTGATCTGTCGTTTTGACATCATCATGGAGGAGAACATGGAGGTGGCGTTTCGACCTCTGCCCTGCGACTCTCGCCTCTGA